From a region of the Cucumis sativus cultivar 9930 chromosome 6, Cucumber_9930_V3, whole genome shotgun sequence genome:
- the LOC101206629 gene encoding hypersensitive-induced response protein 1-like isoform X1, with the protein MGQALGCIQVDQSTVAIRETFGRFDDVLQPGCHCLPWCLGSQIAGHLSLRLQQLDVRCETKTKDNVFVTVVASIQYRALADKASDAFYKLSNTREQIQAYVFDVIRASVPKLDLDSTFEQKNDIAKAVEDELEKAMSAYGYEIVQTLIVDIEPDEHVKRAMNEINAAARLRVAATEKAEAEKILQIKRAEGDAESKYLAGLGIARQRQAIVDGLRDSVLAFAENVPGTTSKDVMDMVLVTQYFDTMKEIGASSKSNSVFIPHGPGAVKDIASQIRDGLLQASQT; encoded by the exons ATGGGTCAAGCCCTTGGTTGCATTCAAGTCGACCAGTCAACTGTAGCTATCAGAGAAACATTTGGGAGATTTGACGATGTGCTTCAACCTGGTTGCCATTGTCTACCATGGTGCCTTGGGAGCCAGATAGCTGGTCATCTTTCTTTACGTCTCCAGCAGCTTGATGTTCGATGTGAGACAAAGACAAAG GACAATGTTTTTGTCACTGTCGTTGCCTCTATTCAATACCGAGCCCTAGCAGACAAGGCTTCAGATGCTTTTTATAAGCTTAGTAATACAAGAGAACAGATCCAGGCATATGTTTTTGATG ttATTAGGGCAAGTGTTCCAAAGTTGGACCTAGATTCTACTTTTGAACAGAAGAATGATATTGCAAAGGCGGTCGAAGACGAGCTGGAGAAG GCCATGTCGGCTTATGGATACGAGATAGTTCAAACTCTAATTGTGGACATTGAGCCAGATGAGCATGTAAAGCGAGcaatgaatgaaataaatgCAG CTGCAAGACTGAGAGTTGCTGCAACTGAGAAAGCTGAGGCAGAGAAGATATTGCAGATTAAGAGAGCTGAAGGAGATGCCGAATCCAAGTATCTGGCCGGGCTTGGTATTGCACGGCAGCGTCAAGCCATTGTCGATGGGCTCAGAGACAGTGTACTAGCATTTGCTGAAAACGTCCCTGGAACGACATCTAAGGATGTCATGGACATGGTTCTTGTGACTCAATACTTCGACACGATGAAGGAGATTGGAGCGTCATCAAAGTCTAATTCTGTGTTCATCCCACATGGACCTGGTGCAGTTAAAGATATTGCTTCACAGATCAGGGATGGTCTTCTCCAAGCAAGCCAAACTTAG
- the LOC101206395 gene encoding putative pentatricopeptide repeat-containing protein At3g49142 — MKAIIFCTRQILNSNKFRGIVSSTRIRFDRLKVEVFSKEACEVILDQYPGIKTLNKLHSKIVINEHLRIDPTLAIKLMRAYSAQGETSVARYIFDRSLEKNVVFFNVMIRSYVNNNLYVEALSIFQVMLSCAFNPDHYTFPCVLKACSGLDNLRVGLQVHDAIVKVGLDTNLFIGNALVAMYGKCGCLREARKVLDQMPYRDVVSWNSMVAGYAQSGQFDDALEICKEMDSLNLNHDAGTMASLSPVVCYTSLENVQYIHNMFERMTKKNLISWNVMIAIYVNNSMPNEAVSLFLQMEECGMKPDAVTIASLLPACGDLSALFLGRRLHKYIEKGNLRPNLLLENALLDMYAKCGCLEEARDVFDKMRLRDVVSWTSMMSAYGRSGQGYDAVALFAKMLDSGQNPDSIAFVSVLSACSHTGLLDQGRHYFRMMTEQYGIVPRIEHFACMVDLFGRAGEVEEAYSFIKQMPMEPNERVWGALLSACRVHSKMDIGLVAADLLFQLAPKQSGYYVLLSNIYAKAGMWKDVMNVRYAMKKIGIKKVPGISNVELNGQVHTFLAGDQYHPQAKNIYGELDVLVGKMKELGYIPQTESALHDVEVEDKECHLAIHSEKLAIVFAILNTKQGTPIRITKNLRVCGDCHIAIKLISKIVSRNIIVRDCNRFHHFSNGICSCGDYW, encoded by the coding sequence ATGAAGGCAATAATTTTTTGTACTCGACAAATCTTAAATTCCAATAAGTTTCGAGGCATCGTTTCTTCGACCCGCATACGTTTTGACCGTTTAAAAGTTGAAGTCTTTTCTAAAGAAGCGTGTGAGGTAATATTGGACCAATATCCTGGCATCAAAACATTGAATAAACTCCACTCCAAGATTGTTATTAATGAACATCTACGGATTGACCCAACTCTTGCTATTAAGCTTATGAGAGCTTACTCTGCTCAAGGGGAAACAAGTGTAGCTCGTTACATCTTTGATAGAAGTCTTGAAAAGAatgttgtgttttttaatgTCATGATTAGAAGTTATGTGAACAACAACTTGTATGTTGAAgctctttccatttttcaagTCATGTTAAGCTGTGCTTTTAATCCTGATCATTACACATTCCCTTGCGTTTTGAAGGCATGTTCTGGATTGGATAATTTGAGGGTAGGGTTGCAAGTTCATGATGCAATAGTGAAAGTTGGTCTTGacacaaacttatttattgGTAATGCTTTAGTAGCCATGTATGGTAAATGCGGTTGTTTAAGGGAGGCTCGAAAAGTCCTTGATCAAATGCCATATAGAGATGTAGTTTCTTGGAATTCAATGGTTGCAGGGTACGCACAAAGTGGGCAATTTGATGATGCATTGGAAATTTGCAAGGAAATGGATTCTCTAAATCTAAATCATGATGCAGGTACAATGGCTAGCCTTTCGCCTGTTGTGTGTTATACATCATTGGAAAATGTTCAGTATATTCATAACATGTTTGAGAGGATGACTAAgaagaatttaatttcatgGAACGTGATGATAGCAATATATGTGAATAATTCTATGCCAAATGAAGCCGTTagtttatttttgcaaatggAGGAATGTGGGATGAAACCAGATGCAGTTACAATTGCAAGCCTTCTTCCTGCTTGTGGGGACCTTTCAGCCCTATTTCTTGGAAGGCGTctacataaatatattgagAAGGGCAATCTTCGGCCGAATTTATTACTTGAGAATGCATTACTTGACATGTATGCTAAGTGTGGATGTTTAGAAGAAGCTAGAGatgtatttgataaaatgagattgcgAGATGTTGTGTCATGGACATCAATGATGTCTGCATATGGAAGAAGTGGTCAAGGCTATGATGCAGTGGCACTATTTGCAAAAATGCTAGACTCAGGTCAAAATCCGGACTCCATTGCTTTTGTTTCTGTACTCTCTGCTTGTAGTCATACAGGATTGTTGGACCAGGGGCGTCATTACTTTCGTATGATGACAGAACAATATGGGATAGTTCCTAGGATAGAACACTTTGCTTGCATGGTAGATCTATTCGGACGAGCTGGTGAAGTCGAAGAAGCATATAGTTTCATCAAACAGATGCCAATGGAGCCAAATGAAAGAGTGTGGGGTGCACTTTTGAGTGCTTGTCGAGTGCACTCAAAGATGGATATTGGACTTGTAGCTGCTgatcttcttttccaattgGCCCCTAAGCAATCGGGCTACTAtgttttgttatctaacaTTTATGCAAAGGCTGGTATGTGGAAAGATGTAATGAATGTTCGATATGCAATGAAGAAGATAGGAATTAAGAAAGTGCCGGGCATTAGTAATGTTGAACTTAATGGTCAAGTTCATACATTTCTTGCTGGTGATCAATATCATCCACAAGCCAAGAACATATATGGAGAATTGGATGTGTTAGTTGGGAAAATGAAGGAGTTAGGTTACATTCCTCAAACTGAGTCTGCTCTCCATGATGTGGAGGTCGAGGATAAAGAATGTCATCTAGCTATTCATAGTGAAAAGTTGGCCATTGTTTTCGCTATCTTAAACACAAAACAAGGTACACCAATTCGAATTACAAAGAACCTTCGTGTTTGTGGGGATTGCCATATTGCTATTAAACTTATATCCAAAATAGTGTCACGCAACATTATTGTTAGAGATTGCAATCGTTTTCACCATTTCAGTAATGGAATATGCTCATGTGGAGATTACTGGTAA
- the LOC101203474 gene encoding single-stranded DNA-binding protein WHY1, chloroplastic encodes MLRLQCLSSSFLPTFNPELSPETLSNPRLCTLNFSRPLPTLTTTRKPTSKCQYSWNTQQHQQSAFEPAPHTDSLSPQSRAGAAAAAAALPPRFFVGHSIYKGKAALTVEPRPPEFTPLDSGAFKISREGLVMLQFAPAAGVRQYDWSRKQVFSLSVTELGSLIALGPREACEFFHDPYKGKSDEGKVRKILKVEPLPDGSGHFFNLTVQNKLINVDESIYIPITKAEYTVLVEAFKFILPHLMGWHTIANTMTKPEDSSRGNTANPRYGGDFEWNR; translated from the exons ATGCTCCGTCTTCAATGtctctcttcttcatttcttcccACATTCAACCCCGAACTCTCCCCGGAAACCTTATCCAACCCCAGACTTTGTACTCTCAACTTCTCTCGCCCACTCCCCACTCTCACTACTACACGCAAACCTACTTCAAAATGCCAATACTCCTGGAACACGCAGCAGCACCAACAATCGGCCTTCGAACCGGCCCCTCACACCGATTCCCTTTCCCCACAGTCTCGCGCCGGAG ctgctgctgctgctgctgcatTGCCTCCGAGGTTTTTTGTTGGTCATTCGATATACAAAGGGAAGGCTGCTCTTACAGTTGAGCCTAGGCCACCAGAGTTTACACCTCTAGAT TCAGGAGCGTTCAAAATATCCAGGGAAGGATTGGTTATGCTTCAATTTGCCCCTGCAGCTGGTGTTCGTCAATATGATTGGAGTAGAAAACAG GTATTCTCATTATCCGTGACAGAATTGGGAAGTCTAATTGCCCTTGGCCCACGTGAGGCTTGTGAATTTTTTCACGACCCCTATAAGGGGAAAag TGATGAAGGGAAGGTCAGAAAGATACTAAAAGTGGAGCCTCTTCCGGATGGTTCTGGTCATTTCTTCAATCTCA CCGTTCAGAACAAGCTAATCAACGTGGATGAGAGCATTTATATTCCCATCACCAAAGCAGAGTATACTGTACTTGTTGAGGCTTTCAAG TTTATCTTGCCGCACCTCATGGGTTGGCATACGATTGCAAACACCATGACGAAGCCTGAAGATAGCAGCCGAGGAAATACCGCCAATCCCAGATATGGAGGTGACTTTGAATGGAACAGATAG
- the LOC101217450 gene encoding formin-like protein 4: MAAMLWPSPFLPNFILCFIFIPLCCSQSISPQNIETSYPFPLPFHAPLTNNTSDNLSTISRRPSPPPPSRPPPQQVQPKPLTKNVSKKATIITVVVSAAAATLLLSLCLFFYIRRCILAEHKEQHDDRSSQSREGQALMSQKEFTRIKGNFSGFILEENGLDVIYWKNPERRKSKKNEEDEDMGFVKEGGTNPERVQETPLLMSSIKMEARDHSLSLSQTLPWLPPPSPAPLRKPPPPPPPKAVVNSGPSSARNDQTRLKPLHWDKVNTNVDHAMVWDKIDGGSFRFNGDLMEALFGYVATNKKSPPKQSGNHEQTEPSGPNNGRREQISILDSRRSRNIAIILKSLNISRQELLDALMEGHGLNSDTLEKLVKITPNQEQQSQILEFDGDPLKLADAESFIFHLLKAVPTAFTRLNAMLFRSNFKAELLRLKDFSQILCEGCEELKKKGLFTKLLEATLKAGNRLNSGTTRGDAQAFDLNSLLKLSDVKSTGGKTTLLHFVVEEVIKSEGKKRFSHTNSKTPISENERENEYTILGLSAMESLTSELSNVKKASTINCEAFVASCPNLLTQISEIRKLLSKEGGEYKRNMMDFVKSAEEELETARREQKRVMEIVKKTNEYYETGDIENPLQIFVIVRNFVCMVNQVCIEIGGNLKGKSKMGNLNACLPLKSSLSSRFPCLAEHFMCRSFSSDFTDDSF, from the exons ATGGCTGCAATGCTTTGGCCATCGCCATTTCTTCCAAACTTCattctttgtttcattttcattcctCTTTGTTGTTCTCAGTCCATTTCCCCTCAGAATATTGAAACTTCTTATCCTTTTCCATTGCCATTTCATGCCCCACTCACCAACAATACTTCAGACAATCTATCAACCATCTCTCGGCGCCCATCTCCACCACCGCCATCACGTCCACCACCACAACAAGTACAACCGAAGCCGTTAACAAAGAACGTGTCCAAGAAAGCCACCATTATAACGGTGGTGGTTTCAGCTGCAGCGGCTACCCTCCTACTTTCTTTGTGTCTCTTCTTTTACATCCGCAGATGCATTCTTGCAGAACACAAGGAACAACATGATGACAGAAGTTCACAATCACGGGAAGGTCAGGCTTTGATGAGTCAGAAAGAATTTACAAGAATCAAGGGTAACTTTAGTGGGTTCattcttgaagaaaatggtCTAGATGTGATCTATTGGAAGAACCCTGAAAGGAGAAAGtcgaagaaaaatgaagaagatgaagatatgGGTTTTGTAAAAGAGGGAGGAACGAACCCAGAGAGAGTCCAAGAAACTCCTTTGCTCATGTCTTCAATAAAAATGGAGGCTCGTgatcactctctctctctttcacaAACATTGCCATGGCTCCCTCCACCTTCACCAGCGCCTCTGAGGAAACCCCCACCACCGCCACCACCAAAGGCAGTCGTCAATTCGGGACCATCTTCAGCAAGGAATGATCAGACTAGATTGAAGCCATTACATTGGGATAAAGTTAATACAAATGTAGATCATGCAATGGTGTGGGACAAGATTGATGGAGGTTCTTTCAG GTTTAATGGCGACCTTATGGAAGCTCTGTTCGGATATGTAGCCACAAACAAGAAATCGCCACCAAAGCAGAGTGGCAATCATGAGCAAACAGAACCATCAGGCCCCAACAATGGCAGGCGAGAACAAATTTCTATCCTCGATTCCAGAAGATCGAGAAACATTGCAATAATCCTTAAATCCCTGAACATATCTCGGCAAGAACTTCTTGATGCTCTCATGGAAGGGCATGGCCTGAACTCAGACACACTGGAGAAGCTTGTCAAGATCACTCCAAACCAAGAACAACAATCCCAAATCCTCGAATTTGATGGCGACCCATTAAAGCTTGCGGATGCAGAATCTTTCATTTTCCACCTTCTCAAGGCTGTTCCAACAGCCTTCACTCGTCTAAACGCCATGCTTTTCAGATCAAACTTCAAGGCAGAGCTTCTTCGTCTCAAAGACTTTTCACAAATACTTTGTGAGGGTTGCGAAGAgctaaagaaaaaagggttaTTTACAAAACTATTAGAAGCAACTCTCAAAGCTGGAAACCGATTGAATTCAGGAACAACAAGAGGAGATGCACAAGCTTTCGATCTCAATTCACTCTTAAAACTCTCAGATGTAAAAAGCACAGGCGGGAAAACCACATTGCTTCATTTCGTTGTGGAAGAAGTAATCAAATCCGAAGGGAAAAAACGATTCTCACacacaaattcaaaaacaCCCATATCggagaatgaaagagaaaacgAATACACAATACTCGGATTATCGGCCATGGAATCACTCACCTCAGAGCTCTCCAACGTCAAGAAAGCATCCACAATCAACTGCGAAGCCTTCGTTGCCAGTTGCCCCAATCTCTTAACCCAAATTTCAGAAATACGAAAGCTTCTATCAAAGGAAGGAGGTGAATATAAGCGGAATATGATGGATTTTGTCAAATCAGCAGAGGAAGAACTTGAGACAGCAAGAAGAGAGCAAAAAAGGGTGATGGAGATTGTGAAGAAGACGAATGAGTACTATGAAACAGGGGATATAGAAAATCCActacaaatatttgtaatagTGAGGAATTTTGTGTGCATGGTCAATCAGGTGTGTATTGAAATAGGTGGGAATTTAAAGGGGAAGAGTAAGATGGGAAATTTGAATGCATGTCTGCCATTGAAAAGCTCTTTGAGCTCGAGGTTTCCATGTTTGGCAGAGCATTTCATGTGTCGTAGTTTTTCAAGCGATTTTACAGATGACAGCTTCTGA